The proteins below are encoded in one region of Clostridium fermenticellae:
- the trxB gene encoding thioredoxin-disulfide reductase produces MVHLYDCIIIGGGPAGLSAAIYASRSRMDTLLIERAKYGGQATTTDELENYPGSIENCTGTSLSQRMKKQAEDFGTIFVKDEITEVDLDSKIKVLKGKDSEYRAKTIIIATGANPRLSGFKNEKELRGRGISYCATCDADFFTDLDIAVVGGGDSAITEAIYLTKFAEHVTVIHRRDELRAVKSLQEKAFANKKISFIWNSTVEEAVGDEILEGLIIKNKLTGEKSRLDVNGCFVFVGYTPISELFENKVSMDKGYIVTDEDMKTSTPGVFAAGDIRKKSLRQVITAAADGAIAATTAEKYISENEF; encoded by the coding sequence ATGGTGCATTTATATGATTGTATAATAATTGGAGGGGGACCAGCAGGACTTTCTGCAGCTATTTATGCATCTAGATCTAGAATGGATACTCTGCTTATAGAGAGAGCAAAGTACGGTGGTCAGGCAACTACCACAGATGAATTAGAAAATTATCCAGGATCTATTGAAAATTGTACTGGAACAAGTTTATCTCAGAGAATGAAAAAACAAGCTGAGGATTTTGGAACGATATTTGTGAAGGATGAAATAACTGAGGTTGACCTGGACAGTAAGATAAAAGTTTTAAAAGGTAAGGACAGTGAATACAGGGCAAAAACTATTATAATTGCAACTGGAGCAAATCCTAGGCTCTCAGGATTTAAGAATGAAAAAGAGTTAAGAGGACGCGGAATTTCATATTGTGCAACCTGTGATGCTGATTTTTTCACTGATCTGGATATAGCAGTAGTAGGAGGAGGAGATTCGGCTATTACTGAAGCTATTTATCTAACTAAATTTGCTGAACATGTTACCGTTATACACAGAAGAGATGAATTAAGAGCTGTCAAATCACTTCAGGAAAAAGCATTTGCAAATAAAAAAATAAGTTTTATATGGAATTCGACTGTAGAAGAAGCTGTAGGTGATGAAATACTTGAAGGGTTAATTATAAAAAATAAACTTACAGGTGAAAAAAGCAGACTTGATGTCAATGGATGCTTTGTATTCGTAGGATATACTCCTATTTCCGAATTATTTGAAAATAAGGTGTCTATGGATAAAGGGTATATTGTAACAGACGAGGATATGAAAACGAGTACACCGGGTGTGTTTGCAGCAGGTGATATAAGGAAGAAATCTTTAAGACAGGTTATAACTGCAGCGGCAGATGGTGCAATAGCGGCAACTACTGCTGAAAAGTATATATCAGAAAATGAATTTTAG
- a CDS encoding GrdX family protein encodes MIGEVIIVTNNPLSKDKLRAKHEIHFVEGGVMKVLETARDYIHCGHNLLTHPLMGSVKPNETPYKTIVLSKNSRKSVDFKSLQYIEDSINTTQKFTRNYNTPHWNDKILTDFSLIDYDLIRNAFE; translated from the coding sequence ATTATAGGAGAAGTTATAATTGTAACTAATAATCCATTAAGCAAAGACAAACTTCGGGCTAAACATGAAATACACTTTGTGGAAGGAGGTGTTATGAAAGTACTGGAGACAGCAAGAGATTATATACATTGTGGACATAATCTTTTAACCCATCCGCTTATGGGGAGTGTTAAACCAAATGAAACACCATATAAAACTATTGTATTGAGCAAGAACAGCAGGAAAAGTGTGGATTTTAAATCTTTACAATATATTGAAGACAGTATAAATACAACCCAAAAATTTACAAGAAATTACAATACTCCGCATTGGAATGACAAAATTTTAACAGATTTTTCACTAATAGACTACGATCTGATAAGAAACGCGTTTGAGTAG
- a CDS encoding DegV family protein: MEKIKIITDSTSDLPVDILKRYDIEVLPLLVNIDGHNYRDGIDINLPELLEKMEHSKEFPTTAQVNPQRFIECYKEYLDNGYKVLSIHISSNMSGTYQSACIAKEMLKSDDITIIDSLNVTSGLGLLVLKAAKLKEDGFGIKEIESSIIETIPHVRSVLAFDTLENLVKGGRLSRTAGIIGNILDIKLIIEIKDGKLAVMDKVRGSRKAVRYILEYLSKRGSKENEDTILLSVKSKDIVEILREELKLSINDFIECEVGCVVGVHAGPGACGVFFVENY; the protein is encoded by the coding sequence ATGGAAAAAATAAAGATAATTACAGATAGTACTTCAGATTTACCAGTTGATATATTAAAAAGATATGATATAGAAGTCCTTCCACTGCTTGTTAATATTGATGGACATAATTATAGGGATGGAATAGATATAAATTTACCTGAACTTTTAGAAAAAATGGAACATAGTAAGGAATTCCCGACTACAGCTCAAGTTAACCCTCAGAGGTTTATCGAATGCTATAAGGAATATCTTGATAATGGATATAAAGTTTTGTCAATACATATATCATCGAATATGAGCGGCACATATCAATCGGCGTGTATAGCAAAAGAAATGCTTAAAAGTGATGACATAACTATAATAGATAGTTTAAATGTTACATCAGGGTTAGGGCTTTTAGTATTAAAGGCGGCAAAGCTTAAGGAAGATGGATTTGGAATTAAGGAGATAGAGAGTTCTATAATTGAAACAATACCACATGTAAGAAGTGTTTTGGCATTTGACACTTTAGAGAATCTTGTAAAGGGTGGTAGATTGTCTAGGACTGCTGGAATTATAGGTAATATACTGGATATTAAATTAATAATAGAAATAAAAGATGGTAAACTTGCTGTTATGGATAAAGTCAGGGGAAGCAGGAAGGCTGTAAGGTATATACTGGAATATCTAAGTAAAAGAGGTTCAAAAGAAAATGAAGATACAATACTTTTGAGCGTTAAAAGTAAAGATATTGTTGAAATACTTAGAGAAGAACTAAAACTTAGTATTAATGATTTTATAGAATGTGAAGTAGGGTGTGTAGTAGGAGTACATGCAGGACCTGGAGCATGTGGAGTATTTTTTGTAGAAAATTATTAA
- a CDS encoding tRNA (cytidine(34)-2'-O)-methyltransferase, which yields MSLNIVLFQPEIPQNTGNIARTCVLTGSKLHLIKPLGFSLDEKHLRRAGLDYWPYLDLSIYDSYEELREKYKGSTFYFSTTHGKNFYHEAKFKDDDFIVFGRESCGLPDYIRESDPEKCIRVPMINTTTRSLNLSNTVAIVAYEALRQMNFPVMK from the coding sequence TTGAGTTTAAATATAGTATTGTTTCAACCGGAGATACCGCAAAATACTGGTAATATAGCAAGAACTTGCGTACTTACCGGCAGCAAACTTCATCTTATAAAACCACTGGGTTTTAGTCTGGATGAAAAACATTTAAGAAGAGCTGGTCTTGATTATTGGCCTTATTTGGATTTAAGTATATATGATTCCTATGAAGAGCTGAGAGAAAAATATAAGGGCTCAACATTTTATTTTTCAACAACACATGGCAAGAATTTTTATCACGAAGCTAAGTTTAAAGATGATGACTTCATTGTTTTTGGCAGAGAATCATGTGGATTACCAGATTACATAAGAGAAAGTGATCCTGAAAAATGTATTAGAGTGCCAATGATAAATACAACAACACGTTCGTTAAATTTATCAAATACAGTTGCTATAGTGGCATATGAAGCATTGAGGCAGATGAACTTTCCGGTTATGAAATAG
- a CDS encoding N-acetylmuramoyl-L-alanine amidase family protein → MRIANRKRFMFSCIFFTLILLLFGKNQMFYSRYSAVRGQAVVEAAKGKDGFSKVKQNNSRYTIILDAGHGGIDKGTSYGNMYEKNLTLKIVKYEQEYLQNKGYNVVLTRDSDVLVPLKEIGNRVNAANGNVFVSVHVNSISDPNFNGITTLYYDPKGYQSDERTKLAKILENESVKSDDWYNRGIKKQNIAILRYSKIPCALVECGFITNKSDRDKLSKDNVLRNLAENICDGIIKYINNRE, encoded by the coding sequence ATGAGGATCGCAAATAGAAAGAGATTCATGTTTTCTTGTATATTTTTCACCTTAATACTACTGTTGTTTGGTAAAAATCAAATGTTTTATAGTAGATACTCTGCTGTAAGAGGACAAGCTGTTGTAGAGGCTGCTAAGGGGAAAGATGGATTTTCTAAAGTCAAACAGAATAATAGTAGGTATACGATAATTTTAGATGCAGGTCATGGAGGTATAGACAAGGGTACAAGCTATGGAAATATGTATGAGAAGAATTTAACTCTAAAAATAGTTAAATATGAACAGGAATATCTACAAAATAAAGGATACAATGTTGTTTTAACAAGAGATAGTGATGTACTTGTACCATTAAAAGAGATAGGAAATAGGGTAAATGCAGCAAATGGGAATGTGTTTGTTTCAGTTCATGTCAATTCAATTAGTGATCCAAACTTCAATGGAATTACGACACTATATTATGATCCAAAAGGTTATCAGTCAGATGAGAGAACAAAACTTGCAAAAATACTTGAGAATGAATCTGTAAAATCAGATGATTGGTATAATAGGGGCATAAAAAAACAAAATATAGCAATATTAAGATATAGTAAAATACCGTGTGCTTTGGTTGAATGTGGTTTTATAACTAATAAAAGTGACAGAGATAAATTATCTAAGGATAATGTTCTTAGAAATTTAGCGGAAAATATTTGTGATGGAATAATAAAATATATAAATAATAGGGAATGA